Proteins encoded by one window of Kribbella flavida DSM 17836:
- a CDS encoding glycosyltransferase family 2 protein, whose protein sequence is MGETVVDLSVVVPMYDEEEVLPIFFDRMRPLLDGLGVTYEVLVVDDGSRDATASLLLAAAADWPQLRLVRLLRNSGHQAALSAGFRRARGEYLVTIDADLQDPPEVIADLLSAARDKDVDVVYGVRSDRSSDTWAKRTTARMYYRLMCRLVGKDIPFDAGDFRLVSRRVVDAVNALPEDGRVFRLVIPWLGFPSAEVSYVRAERAAGVTKYNVSKMLRLAFDSVTAFSAAPLRLATWLGLLGGLLSVVFVIGALVTKLTGQSIPGWTSTVLAVAVIGAIQLLCLGLLGEYVARLFQSSQKRPQFLVGYDSLEDPGHQSLEQETARS, encoded by the coding sequence GTGGGGGAGACCGTGGTGGACCTGTCCGTCGTCGTCCCGATGTACGACGAGGAGGAGGTGCTGCCGATCTTTTTCGACCGGATGCGGCCCCTGCTCGACGGCCTCGGGGTGACCTACGAGGTGCTGGTGGTCGACGACGGGAGCCGGGACGCGACCGCGTCGCTGCTGCTTGCCGCCGCTGCGGACTGGCCCCAGCTGCGTCTCGTCCGGCTGCTGCGCAACTCTGGTCACCAGGCCGCGTTGTCGGCCGGTTTCCGTCGGGCGCGGGGGGAGTATCTGGTCACGATCGACGCCGATTTGCAGGACCCGCCGGAGGTGATCGCCGATCTGCTGAGCGCGGCGCGGGACAAGGACGTGGATGTTGTGTACGGCGTGCGTTCGGACCGGTCGAGTGATACGTGGGCGAAGCGGACGACTGCGCGGATGTATTACCGGTTGATGTGCCGGCTGGTGGGCAAGGACATTCCGTTCGACGCGGGTGATTTCCGGTTGGTGTCGCGCCGGGTGGTCGACGCGGTGAATGCGCTGCCCGAGGACGGCCGGGTGTTTCGGCTGGTGATTCCGTGGTTGGGTTTTCCGAGCGCTGAGGTGTCGTACGTGCGGGCCGAGCGGGCGGCGGGTGTGACGAAGTACAACGTGAGCAAGATGCTGCGGTTGGCCTTTGACAGTGTGACCGCGTTCTCGGCGGCGCCGCTGCGGTTGGCGACCTGGTTGGGGTTGCTGGGTGGGTTGTTGTCGGTGGTGTTCGTGATCGGCGCGCTGGTGACGAAGTTGACGGGTCAGAGCATTCCTGGGTGGACGTCGACGGTGCTGGCGGTCGCGGTGATCGGTGCGATTCAGTTGCTGTGTCTGGGGTTGCTGGGTGAGTACGTGGCCCGGTTGTTCCAGTCCAGCCAGAAGCGGCCGCAGTTCCTGGTCGGCTACGACAGCCTCGAGGACCCGGGACACCAGTCCCTCGAGCAGGAGACCGCACGCAGTTGA
- a CDS encoding gamma-glutamyltransferase: MSGRPRVAVAAPNRAAADAGVRVAAEGGNAVDAAIAATLVTMVNEIGVVSPASGGFVTLQVAGGEPVTIDGWVEMPGRGLPEHRFGRGIWDVTTEYGGGTTTTIGHGSVATPGGMKALDLAHRRSGKAPWREVVRPAIEVARQGFPLSRTSGYYLGYTHDLIFGWHPPSHGVVHDDEGRTITAGTTVVIPELADALQLIAEAGAETMYTGELARLLVHDMAANDGILTAEDLAAYEAVVRPALVVKQDGWVLATNPPPAVGGVAVAAMLALLAGVPAQGGWTQPELERLIDVQHAIFGRRLAELDEEDVRRLAGQQLLDLASAGDLRALTSPSTATVSVVDDEGDACAITVSSGYGSGVMTPGTGIWLNNALGEQELLHGGPHSLAPGTRLTSNMAPSVARRDSDGAVLAISSPGSDRIPTAIAQTYALHTHGGLSLREAVEYPRLHVRVRADVVVDHEDDLDVTAATTHLPVRPMPPHSMYFGGVAAAFWAPGTGLEAVGDPRRTGAVAVSPA, from the coding sequence GTGAGCGGGCGTCCCCGGGTGGCCGTGGCCGCGCCCAACCGGGCGGCCGCCGACGCCGGCGTGCGGGTCGCGGCCGAGGGCGGCAACGCGGTGGACGCGGCGATCGCCGCGACCCTGGTCACGATGGTGAACGAGATCGGCGTGGTCTCGCCGGCGTCCGGTGGTTTCGTCACGCTGCAGGTGGCCGGCGGAGAGCCGGTCACCATCGACGGCTGGGTGGAGATGCCCGGCCGCGGCCTGCCGGAGCACCGGTTCGGCCGCGGCATCTGGGACGTCACCACCGAGTACGGCGGCGGCACCACGACGACGATCGGGCACGGATCGGTCGCCACGCCCGGTGGGATGAAGGCGCTCGACCTGGCCCACCGGCGGTCGGGCAAGGCGCCGTGGCGCGAGGTCGTCCGGCCCGCGATCGAGGTCGCCCGGCAGGGCTTCCCGCTCAGCCGGACGTCGGGGTACTACCTCGGCTACACCCACGACCTCATCTTCGGCTGGCACCCGCCGAGTCACGGGGTCGTGCACGACGACGAGGGCCGAACGATCACGGCCGGCACCACGGTGGTGATTCCCGAGCTGGCCGACGCGTTGCAGCTGATCGCCGAGGCCGGCGCCGAGACGATGTACACCGGCGAGCTGGCCCGCCTGCTGGTCCACGACATGGCCGCCAACGACGGCATCCTGACCGCCGAGGACCTCGCGGCGTACGAGGCGGTGGTCCGGCCGGCGCTGGTGGTCAAGCAGGACGGCTGGGTGCTGGCGACCAACCCACCGCCGGCGGTCGGTGGAGTCGCGGTCGCGGCGATGCTCGCGCTGCTGGCCGGCGTACCGGCTCAGGGCGGGTGGACCCAACCCGAGCTGGAGCGGCTGATCGACGTGCAGCACGCGATCTTCGGGCGCCGGCTCGCCGAGCTCGACGAGGAGGACGTCCGGCGGCTCGCCGGTCAGCAGTTGCTCGACCTGGCCTCGGCCGGCGACCTGCGCGCGCTCACCTCGCCCAGTACGGCGACGGTCTCGGTGGTCGACGACGAGGGCGACGCGTGCGCGATCACCGTGTCGTCCGGCTACGGCTCCGGCGTGATGACGCCCGGTACGGGCATCTGGCTGAACAACGCGCTCGGCGAGCAGGAACTGCTGCACGGCGGTCCGCACAGCCTCGCGCCCGGCACCCGGCTCACCTCGAACATGGCGCCCAGCGTCGCCCGCCGCGACAGCGACGGCGCGGTGCTCGCGATCAGCTCGCCCGGCTCGGACCGGATCCCGACCGCCATCGCGCAGACCTACGCTCTGCACACGCACGGTGGCCTGTCCCTGCGGGAAGCGGTCGAGTACCCGCGCCTGCACGTCCGGGTCCGCGCGGACGTGGTGGTCGACCACGAGGACGATCTCGACGTCACCGCGGCGACCACCCACCTGCCGGTCCGGCCGATGCCGCCGCACTCGATGTACTTCGGCGGGGTGGCGGCGGCGTTCTGGGCACCGGGCACCGGGCTGGAAGCCGTCGGCGACCCGCGCCGGACCGGCGCCGTCGCGGTCTCCCCGGCCTGA